Genomic DNA from Flavobacteriales bacterium:
CAGATCGATGTGAAGCCTATTCGCGACTACGATCAGTACGTAGAGAAGAACATGGAATTCAAAGTTGTGAAGATCAACCACGAATTCAAGAACGTGGTCGTTTCTCACAAGGCGCTCATCGAGGCCGATATCGAAGCTCAAAAGAAAGAGATCATCGGAAAACTCGAAAAGGGTCAGGTTCTCGAAGGTACTGTCAAGAACATCACCAGCTACGGAGTATTCGTGGACTTGGGAGGTGTCGACGGATTGGTACACATCACCGACCTTTCTTGGAGCCGCATCAACCACCCAAGCGAAGTTGTAGAACTCGACGAAAAGATCGACGTTGTGATCTTGGATTTCGACGAGGACAAAACTCGTATCCAATTGGGTCTCAAGCAGCTGCATGAGCACCCTTGGGATAGGTTGAGCCAGGAGATCAAAGAAGGAGACAAAGTGAAAGGTAAAGTAGCTGTACTTGCCGATTACGGTGCCTTTGTTGAGATCCAGCCAGGAGTTGAAGGTTTGATCCACGTAAGCGAAATGAGTTGGAGCACGCACTTGCGTAGTGCCCAGGACTTCATGAAGGTTGGCGACGAGGTCGAAGCTGTTGTGTTGACCCTCGATCGCGATGATCGCAAGATGAGCTTGGGTATCAAGCAACTGACTCCAGATCCATGGACTGACATCACAAGCAAATACCCGCTCGGATCTAAGCACTCAGGTCTCGTTCGTAACTTCACCAACTTCGGAGTATTCCTCGAGTTGGAAGAAGGTGTCGACGGACTTATCCACATCAGCGACCTCAGCTGGACCAAGAAGGTCAAGCACCCAGCCGACTTCACTAAGATCGGTGCGGAATTGGAAGTTGTTGTATTGGATCTCGACGTAGAAAACCGTCGTTTGAGCTTGGGTCACAAGCAAGTAGAGGATAACCCATGGGATACGTACGAGAGCATCTTCTTTGAAGGCTCAGTGCACATGGGAAATGTTTCTGACTTGGTAGACAAAGGTGCTCAAGTAACATTCGAACAAGAAGGTCTTGAGGCATTTGCTCCTTCACGTCACATCGCTAAAGAAGGTGGTGGAACCCTTAAGAAAGGTGAAGAAGCCAAATTCAAAGTGATCGAATTCAATAAGGATTCGCGCCGTATCGTGGTTTCTCACACGCAGATCCACCGCGATATCGCGGATGAGGACAAGAAACAGAAATCGGCTGCTCGCAAGCAGGAGGCCGATGAAGCTTCACGCAACGTGAAAAAGATCCAATCGAAAGTTGAGAAATCAACACTTGGAGACTTGGATGTTTTGACCAAATTGAAGGAAGAAATGGAAGAAGACGAGAAGAATAAATAATTCTTCACCCTCCATAATTTTTGTAAAAGCCGCCTCGAGCAATCGGGGCGGCTTTTTTATTGCTATTTTTGTGCGATGACTCAACGCACCCTACTCACGGCAAAAGAGGTGGACATCACCTTGCATCGTCTCAGCTGTCAGCTGATCGAGAGGCATCAAGACTTTTCCAATACCGTTATGATCGCCCTCCAGCCACGCGGTGTACGCGTTGCTGAGCGGCTCAAGTTATTGCTCGAGCAGTTTTCGATTGTCGATAAGGTCGAACTGGGCAATTTGGATACGACTTTCTTCCGCGATGATTTTCGTCGCCGCAATGAGCCACTTAAAGCAAATCAAACCAAGATCGACTTCCTGGTCGAAGGTAAGAACGTGATCTTCGTTGACGATGTACTGTACACCGGTCGAACCGTCCGCGCAGCAATGGATGCCATCCTGAGTTTTGGACGCCCCGCAAATGCGGAGTTGCTGGTTCTGATCGATCGTCGATTCAGTCGTCATTTGCCCATAGAGCCGACGTATACCGGTAGAGCGGTGGACTCAGTAGCGAGCGAACGCGTTTCGGTTAAATGGAAGGAGTCGGAAGGTGAAGATAAAGTAGAACTGATCAGTGCCCCAAAATCATGAGTGAATTATCTGTGAATCACTTGCTCGGTATCAAAGACCTTCAGCGGGAGGATATCGAACTTATTTTTAAAACAGCAGATCAATTCAAGGAAGTCATTAATCGCCCGATCAAAAAGGTTCCTTCACTTCGTGACATAACCATTGCTAACCTTTTCTTCGAGAACTCTACGCGAACCAAGCTGAGCTTCGAATTGGCCGAGAAACGACTTTCAGCCGACGTAGTCAGTTTCTCGGCAAGCGGGTCGTCAGTTTCCAAAGGAGAAACCCTGATCGACACCGTTAACAATATCCTGGCCATGAAGGTCGACATGATCGTCATGCGCCACCCCAACCCAGGAGCGACCATGTTCCTAAGTAAAAATGTCGACTCCCGAATCGTCAACGCCGGAGATGGCGCCCATGAGCACCCGACCCAGGCACTTCTCGACGCTTTTTCGATTCGCGAACGCCTCGGAGGAGTCGAAGGCAAAAAGGTGGTCATCGTCGGCGATATCCTTCATTCTCGAGTAGCACTCAGTAATGTCTTCGCCCTCCAAAAGCTGGGTGCGGAGGTAAAAGTTTGTGGCCCCGCGACCCTCATTCCAAAGCATATTGAAGCTCTGGGAGTGGAGGTGGAGCCAGATCTCGATACGGCCCTCGATTGGTGCGATGTGGCGAATATGCTGCGCATTCAGTTGGAGCGGCAAGACACCAAGTTCTTCCCCTCCTTGCGCGAGTATTCGTCCCAATATCAGGTTAACCTCGATCGTCTGAACCGTCTCAAGGATCCGATCACGATTATGCATCCCGGTCCTATCAACCGCGGTGTCGAGATCACCTCGGATGTGGCGGACAGTCAACACAGTATTATTTTGCACCAGGTAGAAAACGGAGTCGCGGTCCGAATGGCCGTTCTGTACCTTTTGGCGGCTAAAATCGAACGCGCTAAGTCATGATCTTCGAGGTAGAACCAAATGAAAAGTACTTCATCGCACGATGCTTCGTTGAGCTGATCGATGGCACGGTTTTTGGGCAAATGGAAACTGAGCTGAAGGATCATTACGATCA
This window encodes:
- the rpsA gene encoding 30S ribosomal protein S1, producing MSEENKKQEVEEVKVEATENTATEAETKEEEIASETTETKEESTEAAAEADAEEVTGKVAEKAEEAVEQAAEVVEEAKEASEEAVKEVEEAAKEVAAAAAEGKEAVSEKLEEVIEEVKEEKPFDWATFDEEVTYTEEEHDKMESMYIDTLSSVIENEVVDGEVVSMTDREVIIDIGAKSEGVVSLNEFRYNPDLKEGDTVEVLVDKQEDKNGQLVLSHRMARSIKAWDRVNEAHEKEEVITGFVKCRTKGGMIVDVFGIEAFLPGSQIDVKPIRDYDQYVEKNMEFKVVKINHEFKNVVVSHKALIEADIEAQKKEIIGKLEKGQVLEGTVKNITSYGVFVDLGGVDGLVHITDLSWSRINHPSEVVELDEKIDVVILDFDEDKTRIQLGLKQLHEHPWDRLSQEIKEGDKVKGKVAVLADYGAFVEIQPGVEGLIHVSEMSWSTHLRSAQDFMKVGDEVEAVVLTLDRDDRKMSLGIKQLTPDPWTDITSKYPLGSKHSGLVRNFTNFGVFLELEEGVDGLIHISDLSWTKKVKHPADFTKIGAELEVVVLDLDVENRRLSLGHKQVEDNPWDTYESIFFEGSVHMGNVSDLVDKGAQVTFEQEGLEAFAPSRHIAKEGGGTLKKGEEAKFKVIEFNKDSRRIVVSHTQIHRDIADEDKKQKSAARKQEADEASRNVKKIQSKVEKSTLGDLDVLTKLKEEMEEDEKNK
- a CDS encoding aspartate carbamoyltransferase catalytic subunit; protein product: MSELSVNHLLGIKDLQREDIELIFKTADQFKEVINRPIKKVPSLRDITIANLFFENSTRTKLSFELAEKRLSADVVSFSASGSSVSKGETLIDTVNNILAMKVDMIVMRHPNPGATMFLSKNVDSRIVNAGDGAHEHPTQALLDAFSIRERLGGVEGKKVVIVGDILHSRVALSNVFALQKLGAEVKVCGPATLIPKHIEALGVEVEPDLDTALDWCDVANMLRIQLERQDTKFFPSLREYSSQYQVNLDRLNRLKDPITIMHPGPINRGVEITSDVADSQHSIILHQVENGVAVRMAVLYLLAAKIERAKS
- the pyrR gene encoding bifunctional pyr operon transcriptional regulator/uracil phosphoribosyltransferase PyrR, coding for MTQRTLLTAKEVDITLHRLSCQLIERHQDFSNTVMIALQPRGVRVAERLKLLLEQFSIVDKVELGNLDTTFFRDDFRRRNEPLKANQTKIDFLVEGKNVIFVDDVLYTGRTVRAAMDAILSFGRPANAELLVLIDRRFSRHLPIEPTYTGRAVDSVASERVSVKWKESEGEDKVELISAPKS